Proteins co-encoded in one Corynebacterium lujinxingii genomic window:
- a CDS encoding chymotrypsin family serine protease → MRTPAFFAAGALLLGLAAAPTQAASPALVAPGAPFRTFPADPPTTRELPTGEHIKIPPTANAMDCSQGPAGTVRGTRVMLTASHCVNTLPGFPEITGEFSVPVGDGYTRIGTREASNHVPLEAMLIFNPLAAARTADWGIVRIDDTVTDTNLSHSHDAAGHTRGNPVKLTGIRDFRTLRPGEVSVDNFGQPICKDGATTGRTCATQIGRSRNAVYSWNLGYKPGDSGGVNFDPRDGAVIGISSMAVGPVGKAQPADRIIEDAYGVPDGQVNEVFKVTESSAPRAEFTPSGVEEQRVDDEIRRLNPGYEPLEPRAEFRKAVGAAQRDARHLADKAVRGQFNRTEVEQAVDHHTEELTFWGSGVIAENLNEALGR, encoded by the coding sequence ATGCGAACACCTGCATTTTTCGCCGCCGGCGCGCTACTGCTCGGCCTTGCAGCCGCCCCTACCCAGGCGGCCTCGCCCGCGCTCGTCGCCCCCGGCGCGCCGTTTCGCACCTTTCCTGCCGACCCGCCGACCACACGGGAACTGCCCACCGGCGAGCACATCAAGATCCCGCCGACCGCCAACGCCATGGACTGCTCGCAAGGCCCCGCCGGCACCGTGCGCGGCACACGGGTCATGCTCACCGCCTCACATTGCGTGAACACGCTGCCCGGCTTTCCGGAGATCACCGGCGAATTTTCGGTCCCCGTCGGCGACGGCTACACGCGCATTGGCACGCGTGAGGCGTCGAACCATGTACCGCTGGAAGCCATGCTGATTTTCAACCCGCTCGCCGCCGCGCGCACTGCGGACTGGGGCATTGTGCGTATCGACGACACCGTCACCGACACCAACCTGTCCCACTCCCACGACGCCGCCGGGCACACCCGCGGCAACCCGGTGAAACTCACCGGCATCCGCGACTTCCGCACGCTGCGCCCGGGCGAGGTGTCGGTGGACAACTTCGGCCAGCCGATTTGCAAGGACGGTGCCACCACCGGGCGCACGTGCGCCACCCAGATCGGGCGCAGCCGCAACGCGGTGTACTCGTGGAACCTCGGATATAAGCCAGGCGATTCCGGCGGCGTGAACTTCGACCCACGCGACGGCGCCGTTATCGGCATCTCCTCGATGGCCGTGGGACCGGTGGGCAAAGCGCAGCCGGCCGACCGCATCATCGAAGACGCCTACGGCGTACCGGACGGCCAGGTCAACGAGGTATTCAAGGTCACCGAATCCTCCGCCCCGCGCGCCGAGTTCACCCCGTCCGGTGTGGAGGAGCAGCGTGTCGATGACGAGATCCGCCGCCTCAACCCCGGTTACGAGCCACTCGAGCCGCGCGCGGAATTCCGCAAGGCCGTTGGCGCGGCCCAGCGCGATGCGCGCCACCTCGCTGACAAGGCCGTGCGCGGCCAGTTCAACCGCACCGAGGTCGAGCAGGCCGTGGACCACCACACTGAAGAGCTCACGTTCTGGGGCAGCGGCGTGATCGCCGAAAACCTCAACGAGGCGCTCGGCCGCTAG
- a CDS encoding chymotrypsin family serine protease encodes MLKVFRFVAAAAMAVALTPAPSAAAAPALAAPGAPIATLFDDTTSFTHTGRCTQGPAGTVRTPDGKTKQVMITAAHCFEVKGETVLPVVYAPVHRNGKVTYPRVGEIDTQRTEFPLGNGELMDFYRIIDEPDWAMIRLDQGVEASTWSTSRSQWGGAASPAVAITGVKDYPSLGNQLIAFDNFGQPICKDGMRTGRSCGTQVARTQNFVWHVGLDFASGDSGGINYDPRTGEAVGLSVIGFGPIGNSQQVDRALEQAYDIPDGQVNQAFTPAPKAQRAEFATLRDEIAQENPAAADRPAPAPSKYHRLNDAVGAAQADAARLAGEAGQLPKADNPVAAAQDLAGRANAAARGHAGEIRSAIDAFVK; translated from the coding sequence ATGCTTAAGGTTTTTCGCTTCGTCGCCGCGGCCGCGATGGCCGTCGCGCTCACCCCTGCCCCATCCGCCGCCGCTGCCCCCGCGCTCGCCGCACCCGGCGCGCCCATTGCCACGCTTTTCGACGACACCACGTCATTTACTCACACCGGCCGCTGCACCCAGGGTCCCGCGGGCACGGTGCGCACCCCGGACGGGAAGACAAAGCAGGTCATGATCACCGCGGCGCACTGCTTCGAGGTGAAGGGCGAGACAGTGCTGCCGGTGGTCTACGCGCCGGTGCACCGCAACGGCAAGGTCACCTACCCACGCGTGGGCGAGATCGACACCCAGCGTACCGAGTTTCCGCTGGGTAACGGTGAGTTAATGGACTTTTACCGCATCATCGACGAGCCCGATTGGGCCATGATCCGCCTCGACCAGGGCGTGGAGGCGTCCACCTGGTCGACGTCCCGCAGCCAGTGGGGCGGCGCCGCCTCGCCGGCGGTGGCGATCACCGGCGTGAAGGACTACCCGTCGCTGGGCAACCAGTTGATCGCCTTCGACAACTTCGGTCAGCCGATCTGCAAGGACGGCATGCGCACGGGCCGGTCGTGCGGCACGCAGGTGGCGCGTACCCAGAACTTCGTGTGGCACGTCGGGTTGGATTTCGCCTCGGGCGATTCGGGCGGCATCAACTACGACCCGCGCACCGGCGAGGCGGTGGGGCTCAGCGTCATCGGCTTCGGTCCGATCGGCAACTCGCAGCAGGTCGACCGCGCGCTCGAACAGGCCTACGACATCCCGGACGGCCAGGTGAACCAGGCCTTCACCCCCGCCCCGAAGGCGCAGCGCGCGGAGTTTGCCACGCTGCGCGACGAGATCGCGCAGGAAAACCCGGCGGCGGCAGACCGCCCGGCACCGGCGCCGAGCAAGTACCACCGGCTGAACGACGCGGTCGGTGCGGCGCAGGCCGACGCGGCCCGGCTCGCCGGCGAGGCGGGGCAGTTGCCGAAGGCGGACAATCCGGTTGCGGCGGCGCAAGACCTGGCGGGGCGCGCGAATGCGGCGGCACGCGGGCACGCCGGAGAAATCCGCTCCGCAATCGACGCCTTCGTGAAATAA
- a CDS encoding phosphoglyceromutase has protein sequence MGNGKLILVRHGQSEWNKSNQFTGWVDVDLTEQGEREAVNAGKLIAEKDVLPDIVFTSLLRRAIRTANIALNAADRHWIPVVRNWRLNERHYGKLQGLNKAEIREQYGEDQFMEWRRSYDTPPPAIDTDNEYAQTNDPRYAFLPEVPRTECLQDVVRRFQPYYEDAILPQVLQGKNVMIAAHGNSLRALVKYLDGISDEDIAGLNIPTGMPLVYEIGERGRVLNPGGTYLDPEAAAAGAAAVANQGQK, from the coding sequence ATGGGTAACGGAAAGTTGATTCTCGTACGTCACGGCCAAAGTGAGTGGAACAAATCCAACCAGTTCACCGGCTGGGTGGATGTGGACCTCACCGAGCAAGGCGAGCGTGAAGCCGTCAATGCCGGCAAGCTCATCGCCGAGAAGGATGTGCTGCCGGACATCGTGTTCACCTCGCTGCTGCGCCGCGCGATCCGCACCGCCAACATCGCGCTCAACGCCGCGGACCGCCACTGGATCCCGGTCGTCCGCAACTGGCGCCTCAACGAGCGCCACTACGGCAAGCTGCAGGGCCTGAACAAGGCGGAGATCCGCGAGCAGTACGGCGAAGACCAGTTCATGGAATGGCGCCGCTCCTACGACACTCCGCCGCCGGCCATTGACACCGACAACGAGTACGCGCAGACGAACGACCCGCGCTACGCCTTCCTGCCGGAGGTGCCCCGCACCGAGTGCCTGCAGGATGTCGTGCGCCGCTTCCAGCCGTACTACGAAGACGCGATCCTGCCGCAGGTGCTGCAGGGCAAAAACGTCATGATTGCAGCCCACGGCAACTCGCTTCGCGCGCTGGTGAAGTACCTCGACGGCATCTCCGACGAGGACATCGCAGGGCTGAACATCCCGACAGGCATGCCGCTGGTCTACGAGATCGGCGAACGCGGCCGTGTGCTCAACCCGGGCGGAACCTACCTCGACCCGGAGGCTGCCGCAGCCGGTGCTGCCGCAGTGGCGAACCAGGGCCAGAAGTAG
- a CDS encoding sensor histidine kinase gives MSPVLAFFLGAALTVPAVLLGQRALRWRARNRAVDGGEDSGVNTISQVLHLVTQGSPTGIVVVGRSGKVLMSNARAHDMSLVHDGTVNPRVFEVAEQVLDDTEQRVIDLVLPQRTTGNRIRNVRAVIAPLTLTDNSYAIIYGSDESENVRMESARRDFVANVSHELKTPVGGISLLAEALLQDPTDPEMVVYFGEKLHKESHRMGEMITDLIALSKLQGAEALPDMAPVRVDDIIDEAITRNHVTAENRDIEINRGEPSGLRVMGDRAMLTVAVANLISNAINYSPNGKPVSVSQKTVRDKAVLIRVTDRGIGIAPEDQKRVFERFYRVDKARSRSTGGTGLGLAIVKHVVANHGGTIKLWSRPGTGSTFTIELPIFDPETARAADGRKEIEEQ, from the coding sequence GTGTCGCCGGTCCTCGCGTTTTTCCTCGGCGCCGCGCTGACGGTGCCCGCCGTGCTGCTCGGCCAGCGTGCCCTTCGCTGGCGTGCCCGCAACCGTGCGGTCGACGGCGGCGAGGACTCCGGTGTGAACACGATCAGCCAGGTGCTGCACCTGGTCACGCAGGGCTCGCCGACCGGCATCGTGGTGGTGGGCCGCTCCGGCAAGGTGCTCATGTCCAACGCGCGGGCCCATGACATGTCACTCGTGCACGACGGCACCGTCAACCCGCGCGTGTTCGAGGTGGCGGAACAGGTGCTCGACGACACCGAGCAGCGCGTGATCGACCTGGTGTTGCCGCAGCGCACCACCGGAAACCGCATCCGCAACGTGCGCGCGGTCATCGCCCCGCTGACGCTGACGGACAATTCCTACGCCATCATCTACGGCTCCGACGAGTCCGAGAATGTGCGCATGGAATCGGCGCGGCGCGACTTCGTGGCCAACGTCTCCCACGAGCTCAAAACCCCGGTGGGCGGCATTTCGCTGCTCGCCGAGGCGTTGCTGCAAGACCCCACCGACCCGGAAATGGTGGTCTACTTCGGCGAGAAGCTGCACAAAGAGTCGCACCGGATGGGCGAGATGATCACGGACCTAATCGCGCTGTCGAAGCTCCAGGGCGCCGAGGCGTTACCCGATATGGCGCCGGTGCGTGTCGACGACATCATCGACGAGGCGATCACCCGCAACCACGTCACCGCCGAAAACCGGGACATCGAGATCAACCGGGGCGAGCCGAGCGGCCTGCGCGTGATGGGGGATAGGGCCATGCTCACCGTGGCGGTGGCCAACCTGATCTCCAACGCGATTAACTACTCGCCCAACGGCAAACCGGTGAGCGTGTCGCAGAAAACCGTGCGCGACAAGGCGGTGCTCATCCGTGTCACCGACCGCGGTATCGGCATCGCACCGGAGGATCAGAAGCGCGTCTTCGAGCGGTTCTACCGCGTGGACAAGGCGCGCTCGCGCTCCACCGGCGGCACCGGGCTCGGATTGGCCATTGTGAAGCATGTGGTGGCGAACCATGGCGGTACGATCAAGTTGTGGTCGCGTCCCGGGACGGGCTCGACCTTCACCATCGAATTGCCGATCTTTGATCCGGAAACCGCCCGCGCCGCTGACGGCAGAAAGGAAATTGAGGAGCAGTGA
- a CDS encoding response regulator transcription factor — MTTILIVEDEESLSDPLAFLLRKEGFEAKVAPDGQTALQMFDTENIDLVLLDLMLPGMSGTEVCKKLRAESSVPIIMVTARDSEIDKVVGLELGADDYVTKPYSTRELVARIRAVLRRGPETEVVEEADDQLLQGGRVTMDVERHTVLVDGQPVPMPLKEFDLLEYLMRNVGRVLTRGQLIDRIWGADYVGDTKTLDVHVKRLRTKIEEQPSRPTQLVTVRGLGYKFEA; from the coding sequence GTGACGACCATTCTCATCGTCGAGGACGAGGAGTCTTTATCGGACCCGTTGGCCTTTCTCCTGCGTAAGGAGGGCTTCGAGGCCAAGGTCGCGCCCGACGGCCAGACTGCTCTGCAGATGTTCGATACCGAGAATATCGACCTTGTTCTGCTCGACCTCATGCTGCCGGGCATGAGCGGCACCGAGGTGTGCAAGAAGCTGCGCGCCGAGTCGTCTGTGCCGATCATCATGGTCACCGCACGCGACAGCGAGATTGACAAGGTTGTGGGCTTAGAGCTCGGCGCGGACGATTACGTGACCAAGCCGTATTCCACCCGCGAGCTCGTCGCCCGCATCCGCGCGGTGCTGCGCCGCGGCCCGGAAACCGAGGTCGTGGAGGAGGCGGACGACCAACTGCTCCAGGGCGGGCGCGTGACTATGGATGTCGAGCGCCACACCGTGCTTGTCGACGGCCAGCCGGTGCCCATGCCGCTTAAAGAGTTCGACCTGCTCGAGTACCTCATGCGCAACGTCGGGCGCGTGCTCACCCGCGGCCAGTTGATCGACCGCATTTGGGGCGCCGATTACGTCGGTGACACCAAAACCCTCGACGTGCACGTCAAGCGCCTGCGCACCAAGATCGAGGAGCAGCCGTCCCGGCCCACCCAGCTGGTCACCGTGCGCGGGCTGGGCTACAAGTTCGAGGCCTGA
- a CDS encoding Ppx/GppA phosphatase family protein has translation MRLGVLDVGSNTVHLVAVDAYGGARPTPMSDWKQPLRLVELVDKKGNIEPKGIDKLVDAVQEASDLASNLKCEEMLAFATSAVRSATNANDVLKQVKKKTGVDLRILPGEEEARLTFLAARRWHGWSAGRITNFDIGGGSLEISSGTEEMPDLAVSLDLGAGRLTHEWFDTDPPERKKINMLRDYIDAELAGPAEEFKALGEHGLAVGTSKTFRSLARLTGAAPSSAGPFVKRTLTAPGLRQLIAFISRMTAADRAELEGINSDRSHQIVAGALVAEAAMRALNVDKLEICPWALREGVILKRIDQGDLNADEGDDD, from the coding sequence GTGCGATTAGGTGTATTAGACGTCGGCAGCAACACCGTCCACCTTGTGGCGGTCGATGCGTACGGTGGTGCCCGCCCCACCCCGATGAGCGACTGGAAGCAACCGCTCCGGCTCGTCGAGCTGGTGGACAAGAAGGGCAACATCGAGCCGAAGGGCATCGACAAACTTGTCGACGCCGTACAGGAGGCCTCCGATCTGGCAAGCAACCTCAAATGCGAGGAAATGCTCGCCTTCGCCACCTCCGCGGTGCGTTCCGCGACCAATGCTAACGACGTACTCAAGCAGGTAAAGAAGAAAACCGGGGTGGATCTGCGCATCCTGCCCGGCGAAGAAGAAGCGCGCCTGACGTTTTTGGCGGCGCGCCGCTGGCACGGCTGGTCCGCCGGCCGCATCACCAACTTCGACATCGGCGGCGGCTCACTAGAGATCTCCTCCGGCACCGAGGAAATGCCGGACCTCGCCGTCTCGCTCGACTTGGGTGCGGGCCGGTTGACCCACGAGTGGTTCGACACCGACCCGCCGGAGCGCAAGAAGATCAACATGCTGCGCGACTACATCGACGCTGAACTCGCCGGCCCGGCCGAGGAGTTCAAGGCGCTCGGCGAGCACGGCCTGGCGGTGGGCACGTCGAAGACGTTCCGCTCCCTGGCCCGGTTGACCGGTGCCGCGCCGTCGTCGGCCGGCCCGTTTGTCAAGCGCACGCTCACCGCGCCGGGCCTGCGCCAGCTCATCGCGTTCATCTCGCGTATGACGGCAGCCGACCGCGCGGAGCTCGAGGGCATCAACTCGGACCGCTCCCACCAGATCGTCGCCGGCGCGCTGGTCGCTGAAGCAGCGATGCGCGCGTTGAATGTTGATAAGTTGGAGATCTGCCCGTGGGCTTTGCGCGAAGGCGTAATTCTGAAACGAATCGACCAGGGCGACCTGAACGCCGATGAAGGAGACGACGACTAA
- the proC gene encoding pyrroline-5-carboxylate reductase has translation MRRVAVIGAGNIGEALLSGLVKSGFDPEKIIATNRSPERSAELRERYGVRTTSDNHEAVQNCDVVFLCVKPAGLLDVIEEVSEGFADSDDTPVLVSMAAGVTLAAMDEAVASAGAPIARVMPNTPMLVGKGVLAVAYGRFVEDEQREAVEELLAAAGEVVVVQESQMDAVTAVSGSGPAYFFLVTEAMVDAAVSLGLPRDLAQRLATTTAAGAGAMLDDADNPVDLRAKVSSPAGTTARAIRELEESGLRGAFYRAMEACARRSAELGE, from the coding sequence ATGCGTCGCGTAGCGGTCATCGGCGCCGGCAACATCGGCGAAGCACTCCTGTCCGGCCTTGTGAAGTCGGGGTTCGACCCGGAAAAGATCATCGCCACCAACCGCTCGCCGGAGCGCAGCGCGGAGCTGCGTGAGCGCTACGGCGTGCGCACCACCAGTGACAACCACGAGGCCGTGCAGAACTGCGACGTGGTGTTTCTATGCGTGAAGCCGGCTGGGCTTCTCGACGTGATCGAGGAGGTCAGCGAAGGCTTCGCCGATTCCGACGACACGCCGGTGCTCGTGTCCATGGCCGCGGGCGTGACGCTCGCCGCGATGGATGAGGCCGTCGCCTCCGCGGGTGCCCCGATCGCGCGCGTGATGCCGAATACCCCCATGCTGGTGGGTAAAGGTGTGCTTGCGGTGGCGTACGGGCGTTTCGTTGAGGACGAGCAGCGCGAGGCAGTCGAGGAACTGCTCGCGGCCGCCGGCGAGGTCGTCGTGGTTCAGGAGTCCCAGATGGACGCCGTGACCGCGGTGTCCGGCTCCGGACCGGCGTACTTCTTTTTGGTCACCGAGGCGATGGTGGATGCCGCAGTCTCGCTTGGCCTCCCGCGCGATCTAGCGCAACGCTTGGCGACGACCACCGCAGCCGGCGCCGGCGCCATGCTCGACGACGCGGACAACCCGGTGGATCTGCGCGCGAAGGTCTCCTCGCCCGCAGGTACCACTGCGCGTGCGATCCGCGAGCTGGAGGAGTCCGGTCTGCGGGGTGCGTTCTACCGTGCGATGGAGGCGTGCGCGCGCCGTTCCGCCGAGCTCGGCGAGTAG
- a CDS encoding helix-turn-helix domain-containing protein → MVNEDKGKFLTVAEVAEIMRVSKMTVYRLVHSGELPAVRVGRSFRVNENAVNEYLESSVYDVG, encoded by the coding sequence GTGGTTAATGAAGATAAAGGAAAGTTCCTGACGGTTGCCGAGGTCGCGGAGATCATGCGCGTTTCCAAGATGACCGTCTACCGCCTCGTTCACTCCGGTGAACTGCCTGCCGTCCGCGTAGGCCGTTCGTTCCGTGTCAACGAGAACGCGGTGAACGAATACCTGGAGTCCTCCGTCTACGACGTGGGGTAA
- a CDS encoding 30S ribosomal protein bS22 encodes MGSVIKKRRKRMSKKKHRKMLRRTRVQRRKLGK; translated from the coding sequence ATGGGTTCAGTGATTAAGAAGCGCCGCAAGCGCATGTCGAAGAAGAAGCACCGCAAGATGCTCCGCCGCACTCGTGTGCAGCGTCGTAAGCTCGGCAAGTAA
- a CDS encoding ASCH domain-containing protein, whose amino-acid sequence MCSVVSSASKPSVARLRFGRRAFCFPSSGFSLYRPLEVVGSLEAVLDSHDNVVCVIRTTDVQVCRLVDVSDEHAIAEGEGYADAREWRIGHERYWHSPEFVEYIGELEISDDTRVVCQRFAVDERYPIKALEPWRG is encoded by the coding sequence GTGTGCAGCGTCGTAAGCTCGGCAAGTAAGCCAAGCGTTGCCCGCCTCCGTTTTGGGAGGCGGGCTTTTTGCTTCCCGAGTTCTGGTTTTAGCCTGTATCGGCCACTCGAGGTAGTGGGCTCCCTCGAGGCCGTCCTTGACTCACATGACAACGTGGTGTGCGTCATTCGTACGACCGACGTGCAGGTTTGTCGGCTGGTGGACGTGAGTGACGAGCATGCCATCGCCGAAGGGGAGGGCTACGCGGATGCCAGGGAATGGCGCATCGGACATGAACGGTATTGGCACTCGCCAGAATTTGTGGAGTACATCGGGGAACTCGAAATTAGCGACGACACCCGAGTGGTGTGTCAACGCTTTGCCGTTGATGAGCGCTACCCGATCAAGGCATTGGAGCCGTGGCGTGGCTGA
- a CDS encoding GNAT family N-acetyltransferase, producing MPDAFALRTPRLELSVPTHADIDAIFAIHSDPRTYEHRPELTMKTRDEAVELARAWQNNWADQQLGYYTVRTLDGATIGFTGVRHSEEADEEVLNLYYRFAPESQGQGYAKEAAAAAIASARERFPTLPIVAIIDPANQASIGLAVRLGLQHVPGAGFPDDYEVYRLS from the coding sequence ATGCCTGATGCGTTTGCCCTGCGCACCCCGCGGCTTGAGTTGTCGGTGCCGACACATGCGGATATCGATGCCATTTTTGCGATTCACTCAGATCCCCGCACCTACGAGCACCGACCCGAGCTGACAATGAAGACCCGCGATGAGGCTGTCGAGCTTGCGCGCGCGTGGCAGAACAATTGGGCCGATCAGCAATTGGGCTACTACACAGTGCGCACCCTCGACGGCGCGACCATTGGCTTTACCGGGGTAAGGCACAGCGAGGAAGCCGACGAAGAAGTCCTGAACCTCTACTATCGGTTCGCACCCGAATCGCAAGGCCAGGGCTACGCCAAGGAAGCCGCAGCCGCCGCGATTGCCAGTGCCCGCGAGCGCTTCCCGACGCTCCCCATCGTTGCCATCATCGACCCAGCGAATCAGGCATCGATTGGCCTGGCGGTGCGGCTCGGACTACAGCACGTCCCTGGAGCAGGCTTTCCCGATGATTACGAGGTGTACCGACTTTCCTAG
- a CDS encoding HAD family hydrolase: MSEQREFLAQWSVSQGNLRRFLEDLALPPLDDDAQRTAGQAAAAAAVEETFGIAMEDFALGVDSVGGAFKTAGRHKITPPDPSVPQDTEAAAFFDIDNTLIQGSSLILLAQGLFTKRFITLRELAPALWKQIRFRVSGSENADDIAQGREQALAVVKGKSVDELKEACQEIVDKQMLNKSYSDVIELASMHIAAGQQVWLVSATPVQIGQALAETLGFTGALGTVAEEEDGKFTGRLVGDILHGPGKKHAVAALAALQQLDLKQCTAYSDSINDLPMLEMVGSPVAVNPDRALRRHAKAQGWAIRDYRPVRRAVRLSALPVLGAAGAFSLWRLWSKRQDRTHHA, encoded by the coding sequence ATGTCAGAACAGCGGGAATTCCTCGCACAATGGTCCGTCTCGCAGGGCAACCTGCGACGCTTTCTTGAGGACCTCGCGTTGCCCCCGCTTGACGACGACGCCCAGCGCACCGCAGGCCAAGCCGCCGCAGCCGCCGCTGTAGAAGAAACCTTCGGCATCGCAATGGAGGACTTCGCCCTCGGCGTGGACTCCGTCGGTGGCGCGTTCAAGACCGCGGGCCGCCACAAGATCACCCCGCCGGACCCGTCGGTCCCCCAGGACACTGAAGCCGCGGCGTTTTTCGACATCGACAACACGCTCATCCAGGGCTCCTCGCTCATCCTGCTCGCCCAGGGGCTGTTTACTAAGCGCTTTATCACCCTGCGCGAACTCGCCCCGGCGCTGTGGAAACAGATCCGCTTCCGTGTGTCCGGCTCCGAGAACGCCGACGACATTGCCCAGGGCCGCGAGCAGGCGCTTGCCGTGGTCAAGGGCAAAAGTGTCGACGAGCTCAAGGAGGCCTGCCAGGAGATCGTCGACAAGCAGATGCTCAACAAGTCCTATTCGGACGTCATCGAACTGGCCTCCATGCACATCGCCGCCGGCCAACAAGTCTGGTTGGTTTCCGCCACCCCGGTCCAAATCGGCCAAGCACTTGCGGAAACTCTTGGGTTTACCGGCGCACTGGGCACCGTGGCCGAAGAAGAGGACGGCAAGTTCACCGGCCGCCTCGTCGGTGACATCCTCCACGGCCCCGGCAAGAAACACGCCGTGGCCGCCCTGGCCGCGCTGCAGCAACTCGACCTGAAGCAGTGCACCGCCTACTCCGACAGCATCAATGACCTCCCCATGCTGGAGATGGTCGGCTCCCCCGTCGCGGTAAACCCGGACCGTGCGCTGCGCCGCCACGCGAAAGCCCAAGGCTGGGCCATCCGCGACTACCGTCCGGTGCGCCGCGCCGTACGCCTGTCCGCCCTGCCGGTACTGGGTGCCGCGGGCGCGTTTTCTTTGTGGCGGTTGTGGAGCAAGCGGCAGGACAGGACTCACCATGCCTGA
- a CDS encoding glutaredoxin family protein, with protein MKMVELMVRETCGSCERVAAQIAPVVERCGAELVLVDVDADPDNAAEYGDRVPVVVIDGEEFACWEVDNNDLEAELLR; from the coding sequence ATGAAAATGGTCGAACTGATGGTGCGCGAAACGTGCGGATCCTGCGAGCGGGTCGCAGCTCAGATCGCACCCGTGGTGGAACGGTGCGGCGCGGAGCTTGTGCTTGTCGACGTCGACGCGGACCCCGACAATGCAGCCGAATACGGCGACCGCGTGCCGGTGGTCGTCATTGACGGCGAGGAGTTCGCCTGCTGGGAAGTGGACAACAACGACCTCGAAGCGGAACTTCTGCGCTAG
- a CDS encoding glutamyl-tRNA reductase, whose translation MSVLVVGMSHRSAPVALLERLSMDADVQHGTAAALVARPSLSEAMVISTCNRLEVYVVANAFHAGVEDVLAVLTEISGVGVTELRRYLYVRYSDAAAEHMFTVASGLDSMVVGEQQIIGQVRSAYVDAVERGTVGPNLHSLAQMALHTGKRVHSETGIDDSGASMVTAALDEAMDVMGVPDFSGKKALVLGAGAMSSLAATHLGKRGVDSLVIANRTRDRAERLAQHSIEAGVPAEVVDFADRTEAMGGVDIVVSATASDEYTVTPADIAGPVMLADLSLPRDIDDAVTDIEGVHLVNIESLHEHIRNAGTEDSRALREAGDIIDEEVKLFSSEQRVRGVAPAVTRLRRNAAEISGQELQKLRTRLPDMAEEDFEQVERTVRRVVDKLLHAPTVKIKELAAASETVSVEEAVTELFGLDQPAVSVEAQRLPLPEELRGKEK comes from the coding sequence GTGAGTGTTCTTGTTGTGGGGATGTCCCACAGGTCTGCTCCTGTGGCCCTGCTAGAACGGCTCAGCATGGACGCCGACGTGCAGCACGGCACGGCCGCGGCGCTGGTTGCGCGGCCCTCCCTGTCGGAGGCGATGGTCATCTCCACCTGCAACCGCTTAGAGGTCTACGTGGTGGCCAACGCGTTCCACGCAGGTGTGGAGGACGTGCTGGCGGTGCTGACGGAGATTTCCGGGGTGGGCGTCACCGAGCTGCGCCGCTACCTGTACGTGCGCTACTCCGACGCCGCCGCGGAGCACATGTTCACCGTCGCCTCGGGGCTGGACTCCATGGTGGTGGGAGAGCAGCAGATCATCGGCCAGGTGCGTTCCGCCTACGTGGACGCGGTGGAGCGCGGCACAGTGGGGCCGAACCTGCACTCGCTGGCGCAGATGGCGCTGCACACCGGCAAGCGCGTGCACTCGGAGACGGGTATCGACGACTCCGGTGCGTCCATGGTCACCGCGGCGCTCGACGAGGCGATGGACGTCATGGGCGTGCCGGACTTTTCCGGCAAGAAAGCCCTGGTCTTGGGTGCGGGTGCGATGAGCTCGCTTGCGGCGACGCACCTGGGCAAACGCGGCGTGGACTCGCTGGTCATCGCGAACCGCACCCGCGACCGCGCGGAGCGGCTCGCCCAGCACTCCATCGAGGCGGGCGTGCCGGCCGAGGTGGTCGACTTCGCCGACCGCACCGAAGCGATGGGCGGGGTGGACATCGTCGTCTCGGCGACCGCGTCCGACGAGTACACCGTCACCCCGGCCGACATCGCCGGCCCGGTCATGCTGGCGGACCTGTCGCTGCCGCGCGACATCGACGACGCCGTGACCGATATCGAGGGCGTGCACCTGGTCAACATCGAGTCGTTGCACGAGCACATCCGCAACGCCGGCACCGAGGATTCCCGTGCGCTGCGCGAGGCGGGGGACATCATTGACGAAGAGGTCAAGCTCTTTTCCTCCGAACAGCGCGTTCGCGGGGTGGCCCCTGCGGTGACGCGGCTGCGTCGCAACGCCGCGGAGATCTCCGGCCAGGAGCTGCAGAAACTACGCACCCGCCTGCCGGACATGGCCGAAGAGGACTTCGAGCAGGTGGAGCGGACGGTACGGCGTGTCGTCGACAAGCTGCTGCACGCGCCGACGGTGAAGATCAAGGAGCTCGCCGCCGCATCTGAGACGGTGAGCGTGGAAGAAGCGGTAACCGAGCTGTTCGGGCTGGACCAGCCTGCGGTGTCGGTGGAGGCGCAGCGCCTCCCGTTGCCCGAGGAATTGCGCGGTAAGGAGAAGTAG